CTATTGCTGTTTTTTAGGGCTTTATTTTACAGGCTTTACCAGTTATATACACTTTAGGAGGAGATAATGGAAGTAAGAGAGTTTGTATTCGATGGGATTTTTGAGATATTAGATGAAGATGAGATTCAATCTGAAGAGATTCTGTTTTTTATCAATTTGATTGAAAATCCGGAAAGTGAGCTTTACAAGAAGCTCGACAGGTTACTTACAAAAATCTAAAAATCATTCTTTCCTGAAAGAAATATCCCTTAAAGATATGATAAAATAATACTTTAACAAAAATTTAAGGGGTTTTTTTAGATGTCAGAAATTATAAGACAGCCTATAGAAGAAGAGGTAAAGTCTGCCTATTTAGATTATGCAATGTCTGTTATTGTTGGGAGAGCAATCCCAGATGTAAGAGACGGCCTAAAGCCAGTCCAGAGAAGAATACTTTATGCTATGTATGAAGAGGGTATGTACCCTAATAAACCTTATAAAAAATCAGCAAGAACAGTAGGTAACGTTATAGCAAAGTACCATCCCCACGGTGATGCTGCTGTTTACGATGCACTGGTAAGAATGGCACAGGATTTTACATTGAGATATCCGCTTATTCAGGGACAGGGAAACTTCGGTTCTATTGATGGAGATCCTCCGGCAGCAATGAGATATACTGAAGCCCGTCTTACAAAGCTTGCTATGGAAATGCTTGCTGATATCGATAAAAACACTGTCGATATGAAAGAGAATTTTGATGCTTCCTTGATGGAACCAGAAGTTCTACCTGCAAAATTCCCGAATTTGATATGTAATGGAGCAGCAGGAATTGCTGTAGGACTTTCTACAAACATACCTCCCCACAACTTCACAGAAATTGCAGAGGCACTTAAGTATCTGGCTGAATTTCCTAACGCAACAGTTGAAGAACTATGCCAGTTTGTGAAAGGTCCAGATTTTCCTACAGGTGGAGTGCTAATTACTCCAAAGGAAGAGATAGTAAAAATATATAAAGATGGAAGAGGCTCTGTAACAGTTAAAGGAAAAGCAAGGATAGAAAGACTCCCCGGAAATAGACACAGAATAATTATCTACGAGATACCTTATCAGGTAAACAAGGTCGAGTTTATAAAGAGGATAGCAGAGCTTGTTAGAAAAGGACAGGAAAAGGGAATATCTGATCTCAGGGATGAATCAGACAGAGACGGAATAAGAATTATAGTAGAGCTGAAAAGAGAAGCAGATCCTGAAAAAGTGCTTAAAAAACTGTACAGGAGAACACAGCTGCAGAAATCAATACCTATAAACTTTACTGTGCTTGTAGGAAAACAGCCTAAAACATTAGACTTGAAAGGGATACTGTGGGAGTTTATAAAACACAGAATAGAAGTGATCACCAGAAGAACACTTTACGAACTTGATAAAGCAGAGAGCAGGCTTCATATTGTTGAGGGACTTCTAAAGGCATTAGAGAATGCAGACAGAGTTATTGAGATTGTCAGAGGTTCTAAAGATGTATCCTCTGCAAAGGAACTGTTAAAAGAAGAGTTTGGATTATCTGATGCACAATCTCAGGCAATACTTGATATGAGGCTATCAAGATTTACAGCCCTTGAAGGAGATAAGCTTTATCAGGAAGCAGATGAGTTAAGACTTAAGATTGAAGAATACCAGAAAATACTTTCTTCAGAAGAGGAAAAAATAAGAGTTTTCATAGAAGAGATGGATTATCTTCTTGAAAAGTTCGGAGACGAAAGAAAAACAATGGTTATCGAAGAAAAAGGAGAACAGCTCACATTTGAAGAAGACTACATACTTGCGGTTCTCAGTTCAGGAAGAATTATAAACAGGAAGTTTGATGAAAAAGAAGAAAAAGAAGAGGTATACCAGAAGGTTCTAAATGAGGTTTCAACAACAGTAAAACCGGGAGAAAAACTAATATCTATACAGGAGATAAAAAGCTCAACCCCTATAGCATTTGTAACAGATAGAGGAAAAGCTTACTGGAGCCTCGTGGCAGATCTGCCAAAAGGAGAAGGAAAACTGAATATAGAAGAGGGTGAAATAGTTGGAACAGCATTCAAAGGAGAAGGAGAAGAAGATAGACTGTTTATACTAACAAAGAACGGTATTATAAAAAGAATGTCTTATGAAGACATATTCTACAAATCACAAAACCATACTATAATTCCCCTTTCTGAAGATG
This genomic stretch from Persephonella hydrogeniphila harbors:
- a CDS encoding DNA gyrase/topoisomerase IV subunit A — encoded protein: MSEIIRQPIEEEVKSAYLDYAMSVIVGRAIPDVRDGLKPVQRRILYAMYEEGMYPNKPYKKSARTVGNVIAKYHPHGDAAVYDALVRMAQDFTLRYPLIQGQGNFGSIDGDPPAAMRYTEARLTKLAMEMLADIDKNTVDMKENFDASLMEPEVLPAKFPNLICNGAAGIAVGLSTNIPPHNFTEIAEALKYLAEFPNATVEELCQFVKGPDFPTGGVLITPKEEIVKIYKDGRGSVTVKGKARIERLPGNRHRIIIYEIPYQVNKVEFIKRIAELVRKGQEKGISDLRDESDRDGIRIIVELKREADPEKVLKKLYRRTQLQKSIPINFTVLVGKQPKTLDLKGILWEFIKHRIEVITRRTLYELDKAESRLHIVEGLLKALENADRVIEIVRGSKDVSSAKELLKEEFGLSDAQSQAILDMRLSRFTALEGDKLYQEADELRLKIEEYQKILSSEEEKIRVFIEEMDYLLEKFGDERKTMVIEEKGEQLTFEEDYILAVLSSGRIINRKFDEKEEKEEVYQKVLNEVSTTVKPGEKLISIQEIKSSTPIAFVTDRGKAYWSLVADLPKGEGKLNIEEGEIVGTAFKGEGEEDRLFILTKNGIIKRMSYEDIFYKSQNHTIIPLSEDDEVVVAFADDHPSVLAVYTRKGDLLMFDRSQVRVTGDKAKGVEAIDLDEGDEVRGGFLINSEEYVLTITEKGYTKLVKKEEFYTKEGKLKKRGQKGLMAVKLSKDDALSAATGVHMGDTLLLSTEKGRVLKLKVDEMKIPVAKRTAMGEQLIKIEGDKVVKIVKPKISESQD